The genomic region TTGCCTTATCCTCGCAGCTTGTTTCACATCTTTTACAGGCAATACATAGCTGGTGAGTATGGCTTATTGTTCTTATATTCTCGTCATCCCTGATTGATAAGGCGCCTGTTGGACAGGTTTCAGCACATGCGCCACAGGCAATACATTTTTCATCATCTATAATTGCCCTTCCGGCAAAGAATATTTCATGGAGGGGCTTAACGGCATTTCCTTCTTTTAATTCCTTGCCACCGGAAGAAGAGAATTTTTTGATAAGTTCAATGAGAAGCTTTCGATTCTCTAAATTTATTTCATCAAATTTTTTTACTAGGGTGTCCATAAGATTTTCTTATATTGATTTTACCTATCATTGCGAGCCCATGAGCTTTTTGAATGGGCGTGGCAATCTCGTATATTAGCGGTCAGTGTTCAGCATTCAGCTAAAAGCTGATGGCTGATAGCTTATAGCTATTAACTCTTCTTAAGTTTTTCAAGCTCCTGTGCCTTTAAAATATTCTTTTGAATTTTCCCGATTGATGTCTTTGGAAAGCCTGTGACAAAATCTATATACTGCGGAATCTTAAATTTAGCAAGTTTTGTCCCGCAGTACTGCTGGAGTGTCTCAACAGTTATTGACTGGCCCTCCTTTAACATGACAAAGGCTTTTACAGCCTCATCCCTCATCTCATCAGGAACTCCAATCACAGCCGCTTCAAGTACAGCAGGATGCTCGGTCAGAACCCTTTCCACTTCATTGGCAGCAACATTCTCACCTGCCCTTTTAATCACATCTTTTTTCCGGTCAATGAAATATACATGCCCGTCTTCATCCATCTTCCCAAAATCACCTGTATAGAACCAGTTATCCTTGTCAAGAACAGCAGCAGTTGCTTCAGGGTTTTTGTAATAACCCTTCATCAGCTGCACACCCGGAATCCCTTTTACAGCAATCTCTCCAACCCCACCGTAAGGGAGTTCCTTCCTCTCATCATCAACAATCTTAATCTCATCACCAAATATGGGAAACCCAACTGAGCCTCTTTTTCGTTTTGCATGCATTGCAGTAAAAGTGCAAGGTGCAAGAGTTTCAGTCAACCCGTAGAGGTCGTAGAGGGTGCAGTCAAACCTTGCCTCAAACTCATCCCACTGCTCGTCTGTTATTGCAATCGCAAAGCAGATTCTTCTCATCTTGTTGTTTGCATCGTCAGGGTGCCTTGGCTGAAGAAGAAGCTGCCTGACATTTGTGGCAACAAGGCTTGTTATTGTAGCGCAAAACCTTCTCACAAAATCAAAGTATCTTGATGCAGAAAAACGCTCGCAGACTATTATGCTTGCACCTGCTGTAAGGGTTGGCATAAATGAAATGTACATGGCATTCACATGGAAAAGCGGGAGCACGCATATATGCCTGTCCTCGCTTGTCAGCTTCTGCTCGCATGCCATTGCCTCACCTATCCACAGAGAATTTGCATGTGTCAGAAGCACTCCCTTGGGACGTGCGGTGGTTCCCGATGTATAGAGCATGGTTGAAACATCCATCGGGTCAACCTTGGTTGGTGCAAGCTCAGGAGATGAGTTTTTAATTACATCAGAAAGGAGCATGTACCCTTTTTGCGCCTCTTCAGCCCTGTAGAGAATCAGGTTTTTAAGCTTGGGGCATTTCCCTTTTATGCCATCAATCATGCTTGCATATTCAGGGTCTGTTATAAGGGTGCTGCTTTCAGAGTGGTTGAGCATATATTTCATTTCATCTGCCTGAGACATTGTATTGGTTGGAATCATTATGGCGCCAATCTTTGAAGTTGCAAACCATGTAAGGCAGAATCCTGTGGAGTTTGGCAGATTGCAGGTTACAAAATCACCTTTTTTTACTCCGAGAGAAAGAAGACCGTTTGCAAGGCGGTTAACTTTTTCATTAAACTCTTTATATGTTACTGTTTCAACATTATCATTGCGGTCAATAAAAATTAAAAATATCTTATTTGGATAGGTCTCTGCCTGAAACTCAAGGAGTTTTCTCAGATTTTTATTGCGCCCTATGATTGTGCTCATCTAAATCCTCCGAAAAATGATATATTATGATAAAAATTTCTAAATTTTCCTACGATAGGCAGGACATTCCTGTCCTGCCTAATAGGCGGGGTTAGAAAACCCCGCCTATCTCTTGTGATATTATTTTGTACAAATCAGTAATAAAATATAAATTCACTTCCCTAATATCTGTCCTCCATCAACTACAAGGACAGCCCCAGTAATAAAATTCGATGCATCAGAAGCAAGGAAAACTACTGAACCTACCAGTTCTTCTGGTTCGCCAAGGCGTTTAAAAGGAAGTGTCTGCTCGATTATTTTTTTGCCTGCATCTGTTGAAAAAAACTTTTCATTCATCGGAGTCCTGAAATATCCGGGACAGATTGCATTTACCTGTATATTATACCTTGCCCATTCAAGAGCAAGGGCTTTTGTGAACTGAACCACTCCTGCCTTTGATGCGCAGTAGGATGTCATGTTTGGGATTGCCATATAAAAAGTAATGGAGGAAATATTGATTATCTTCCCCTTCTTTCTCTTTACCATCTCAGCCCCAACAGCCTTTGAACAGAGAAAGGGAGCTTTCAAGTTTACTGACATTACATAATCCCAGTATTCCTCTTCCATCTTAAGAACCGGTTTGTCACCGCTTATTCCTGTATTGTTTACAAGAATATCTATTTTCCCGAATTTCCCCATTGCTTCCTTAACCATCCGCTCTATATCAGCATTCTTTGAAACATCAGCCGGCACAGGGAGCGCCTTTCTTCCCTTTGCCCTTATCTCCTCTGCAACAACTTCAAGGTCCTTCAATGTCCTGCTTACAAGAACAATATCAGCTCCGGCATCTGCCATTCCAAGCGACATGGCTTTACCAAGCCCCTTGCTTGCGCCTGTTACAATTGCAATTTTTCCGGTTAGATCAAATAATTTTAAGCTCATATAAGCTAACTATTTTATTTCCTTTCCTTTGAAAATGGCAGGTCAGGAGACCTGCCACTATCCGGGTGGCATCTGGTCTCCAAACCCGATGCTTATTTTCATACCTGTTAATTGTTTATAACCCTTCAGGTTTTTCCAAAAACTCCTTTATCTGATTCAAAAACCTTGCAGCCGGTGCTCCGTCTATAATCCTGTGGTCAAATACAAAGCTGAGATAAACAGTAAGCCGCGCAACCACACTGCCATTCTCAACAATTGCTCTCTCTTTCATTGCTCCAATTCCAAGGATTCCGCACTGGGGATGGTTGATGATAGGAGTAAAAAACTCTATTCCCAAACCCCCAAGGTTTGTGATTGTAAAAGTACCGCCAGTTAATATCTCAGGGCTTCTTGCTCCGCCTTTCACTTTCTCAATTATCTCAATCCTTTTCTTTGCAATATCCTCAAGGCTCAAGTTTCCTGCATCCCTGATAACAGGAACTATTAACCCCTGGTCAAGCGCAACTGCAAGTCCTATGTTTATATCTTCAAAAACTAATATTTCATCATTGATTAATGCGGAGTTAAATATTGGATGAAGCTTTAATGCAGATGCTGTAGCTTTTACAAGTATATCATTAAAATTCACATTGTCAGCCTTTTTCCCTTCTGCAAACTTCTGCGCTTTACCAGCATCAACAAGGACGATTTCTGCAACGCGAGGCGCTTCATTCCAGCTCTGAGCCATTCTCTTTGCAATTGTAGCCCTAATTCCCTTTACAGGGATTTTTTCTTTTACTTTTAATTCCATTTAAGACTTCTTTTCCTTTCCAACCTGCTTAAAATATTTTTCAGGAATTTTTTTTGGGTCTTTATAGATGTGAAATTTACATGGCTCATCAGGAGAGTTTGGCGCCTCATGTACCCACTGAGGATGTCCAAACCACTCAATTGCCTGTATATTGTTCCATACAGCGCAATGGGAACAGTAACCGGGAAAATTCTCTTTGTTAAAACCTATTGGCTGTGATTTTTTTACCTTGTAATAATTTTTCGGAGCATCATAAGCCCCCTCTCTCATAAGCTTTCCACCACTGCCACACGGGTCATGAATAAAGGTAAATTTCTCATCATCTTCCAGTATTTTCATTTTTCCCATATGGGTTTTCATAAGATGGGCTGTTGCTCTGACAAAGTCCTCAACAGGCATATTCTCCCATGATATAAACCCCTGCTTCTGCATCTCTCCTGAATGTCGCAACACCCCTTCCAACCCTTTATCACCATAAACCTTCCCCATGTAGCTGAAGCATGAAACCATCATCTCTATATAGATGTCATGTATAAGGAGATGCTGTTTCTCTCTTTGCTCAAGTAGCCTTTTAGTTTTTTCATCATCTTTTCCTCTTATTGACTCCTCTATCTCTTTTGCGATTTTTTCCTGTTCATCCCTGAAATACTGCTCAATGTATTGCATAATAAACTCAATAACCTTTCTCAGTCCTTTATGTACAAGAATAAACTCCTTTGAAAGCGCCTCGCACTCCTTAAGCGCCTTTTCTCTGTCACCTGACTTCAGGGCATTTAAAATTTTATCAGACTGCTTTAAACTCAGTTCTTCTAATTCTTTTGGATCCATGTATTACGATCTTTCCTTAGAAACAGATCTTTATTTGCCTGCTGAAAAAGGGTCTGTTTGGTGTCATTGCGAGGAGCGATAGCGACGTGGCAATCTCTACTCAATTGATTTACATAAAACTGAGATTGCTTCGCTTCGCTCGCAATGACAATGAAGCGATTTTTAAACACCCTGTTTAGACCCGTTAAACAGCAGATTTAAAGGTCTATTTCTGTAAAATTAATTTAGATTATTTGAAATTTATATTTCCCCCTTTATCCTTCTTCTATAATCGCCAGCACTCCACCAACAGGGAAAACCTGTTCCACCTGCCCTATTACCTGTTTTACAACCCCTGTAGCAGGTGACTCAACTTCATATTCCACTTTTTCTGTTTCAACTACAAGTATTGGCTCTCCCTTTTCAATTCTATCCCCTTCATTCTTAAGCCACCTGACAACGCTTCCCTCTTCCATGGTTAAGCCAAGCTTTGGCATCACAAGTTCAACAGCCATCTATTTCTCCTTGTTCTTAAAACTTGATCAGTCAGTTATGCACTATCTCTTTCACTGCCTGGACTATGTCAGTCTCTTTTGGCAAATAGAATTGCTCTAAAGGTTTGCTAAAGGGGACTGGTGTAAAAGGGGCTGCAACCCTCTTTATGGGAGCCTTAAGAAACTTGAAGGCTTCTTCACTCACAATTGCAGCAATCTCAGCACCAAATCCACAGAATTTAACTGCTTCGTAAGCTACAACAAGCCTTCCAGTCTTTTTGACTGAATTTATAATAAGATTTTTATCCAAGGGGGTTAATGTCCTTGGATCAATTACCTCAGCCTCTATCTTTTCAGACGATAGAGCCTGGGCTGCTTTTAAGGCTTTATGCACCATCTGGGATGTTGCAACAATGGTAACATCCTTCCCTTCTCTTTTCACTTCGCCAACCCCTAAAGGAATTGTATAATCCCCTTCTGGAACATCCCCCTTCATGCTGTACAGGATTTTATTTTCAATAAATATGACTGGATTATCATCCCTAATTGATGATTTCAAAAGCCCTTTGACATCATAAACTGTGCTCGGCATAACCACTTTTAAGCCAGGCACATGGGTAAACCATGCCTCCAGGCTCTGAGAGTGCTGTGGCCCTGCATTCATCCCCGCACCACAGGGCATCCTGATTACAAGCGGAA from Candidatus Schekmanbacteria bacterium RIFCSPLOWO2_02_FULL_38_14 harbors:
- a CDS encoding acetoin dehydrogenase, whose protein sequence is MPETRYIRAVNDALKEEMERDKNVFIAGEDVAIAGGSFSATRGLYEQFGKERVVDTPIAESAIVGLAIGAALTGLRPVVEIMFNDFVTCAMDQIVNQTAKIRYMFGGKPKLPLVIRMPCGAGMNAGPQHSQSLEAWFTHVPGLKVVMPSTVYDVKGLLKSSIRDDNPVIFIENKILYSMKGDVPEGDYTIPLGVGEVKREGKDVTIVATSQMVHKALKAAQALSSEKIEAEVIDPRTLTPLDKNLIINSVKKTGRLVVAYEAVKFCGFGAEIAAIVSEEAFKFLKAPIKRVAAPFTPVPFSKPLEQFYLPKETDIVQAVKEIVHN